Below is a window of Fulvitalea axinellae DNA.
TACCAAACCGTCGTAGAGTTCAGGATTTATTTTATCGAACGTGGCGTTCAGAGTAAAGTAATGGCCTTTTTTTTCAGAATATGTCTGCTCCCCTTCAAAATCATGAATCGCCGTAATCACTTTGTCGCCCGCTGATTTGTCCGGACATACGGCGTGCACCTCGCAACCAATCATCTGTAACATCTGAAACGGAACCATGGTCTCATAGTCCTCGGCGTAATCACCGGTAAGCAGGAGTATATTTTTCATTTCTTAAAGTGTTATGGTTTAGAAAAATCACAGTGTCTGAAATATTTCAAATAACGCCTCGGGAAAAAGCCAACCCCCGAAAGCTATCAGCGCCAACCTCCACGCTCCATTTGGCCAAACACACCTCACAACACAAAATCCAACATGCTTTTTTCTCTGCGCAAAATCTTTCTCAGAAAATACGAACACTTTCAAGTTAGTAATTTTTATAAAAAAAATGACAAATTTTTAATTCAAAAAATCATATTTTTTATTTGTACTTTTATTCAATTATCCTTTTTAATCTGCTAAAAGGCAAAAAAATCACTATCGGCGTAGGGGGATTGGCCTTCTAAAACGTACTTGTATATGATAGCGCACCAAACGTTGTCAAATAGGCTTTATAGGTTCAGGCCCTCCTCTCAAGGGGGCCTTTCTTTTTTCGGGCAGCTTTTACTGCATTCGCAATGGTTTTCTCATGAAAACTCTCGTGACTGTACAAAGTAAGCCCTACATGTTTATCGAATGAAAAAACACACAGAACGCTTTACCCATTACCCTTTACTAAAAAAGGAAGAGGCCGTCTCTTTCGAAACGACCTCCGGTTTGCGTAGATAAATTTGTGTATGAATTTCGGTATCGAATAAATATTGGCTTCCTGGCTGTTTCACTAACCCTTTCTCCAAACTCCGTTAAATCACATGGAGCCTTGATTGGGGTTTTGTCTCCACTAAAACCGTCTGGAAGCTTTTTTAATAATGCTTTTTTCGAATGTTTTAAATTAACCTACGCCCCTTTACTCTCCCTCTTCAACTGACTAACAAGCATAACGTCAAATACTATGTTTGGTCATCAATTATGAGTCTTATGATCCTGCCATCTCTATTTTCAAGTCCGAGATAGTTTTAGGCTTGAAAGGAGTAAGTTTGGAAATGTCAACGAACTGGGCTGAGAATCCTTCCGGACGTTTATCGCCCGAAGAGTGGAACGTATAGCCTTTGTAGTACGAAGCGCCCTTCATTCCGGCCAAGTATTTTTCCACCTGAGGATATTTCTTCGCATCAAGCTCTTTCTTGTATACATTGTAGAGAGAGTAAGCGCTCAGGAGATCCTTGTTCTCGTCCAAGTTTTGCGGAGCGAGACCAAGCTTGGCCACGGCGATTTTCGTCTTAGCGTTGCAACGGATAGCGAAGGCGTAATTCTTCCCTTTGTTCGCCTGTTTCACAATCCACATATTCGGGCTGTTTGAGTTACCGAAGAACTCAAAGATGTCGCCTTTGCGGGTTACGGTGAACTTGAGCTTATCTGTAGAAAGTCTGTAAGAAGCGATCCACCCAGTCAAAGAAACGGTCATGGTCTCGTCTGCCACCGCGGTTTTCTTCGTGTCGTAATCAATTCTGTACAAAGCCTTGGGAACTGACTTATACGCTTTCTGGTCCAAATTAAACGGCTTGATCAACACCAACGCTTTCTTTGTCGGGTTACCGTTCCACAGCATGCGCACGGCCAGTTTATCCGTTCCGCCGTCGGTTACGGTCAATTCATAATCCCAAGTTTTGCCTTCGAAGCTTACCTTCTTCTTGAGCACGCCACGCTTGGTTCTGTTGTCATATTTGCCTTTATATTCAAAGCTGTCTTTGCCGTTCTTTTTATAATTACTCATCATGGCTAGCAACTCTTTGGTGATGTTCCCGGCTCTGTCTCCTTCGCCGATAATCTCCCTCAAGTGTTGCGACATGATCCTGCCGTTAACTTTTTCGAAAGGATTACTTACCGAAGCTCCTCTGAAAGTGCGACGGGACAACTCTTCCATCTTCGCTGTATGGCTAACAGTCCTTGGCAGATCCATCATCACTTTTTTCGGAATACCTTTTTCAAGGTCCTTTACGGCGTCATCGGCTCCGTTGTCTTGGCAAGCGGTAAAACCGAAAAACAGCAAGAGAAGGGATAACAGGTTTCTAGTTTTCATAATTATAAATGTTTGTGTTTTCTATAAATTACTAAGACCGGGACGATCCTGGACTTTCAAAAAATCCAGATCAAACCAAAAGACTATACCGGAACCGGTGCGGCCAAACGCCACATTTAAGACCGGACCGGAGGGTTTCCGAGACAGCGAAGCGACGGGGGCTCAACCCGCGGGAACGGGCATCCGTCATCTTCGGTCGGCGGAAAGTCTTTCCGGCAGTGTATCGCCAGAATCGCCCCGACATCTTGAAACAAAGGTATGCCGATACTTTTTCCGCTTTTCTGACATAGATCAAAAAGCGTTTTCCGGAAAAAAAGGACTTGGAAAAGTTTTGGGGAAATCTCACGAAGAAAACCGTCGCCATTCGTATCAGGGTCAAAATATGCCCGGTTTTCGAAAACTTGTTGCAGGAAAAAAACAACTGCGTTTTTTTCGAAGCTGTTTTATGCCTTTACGTTGCTTTTTCTATAATCATTTATCTATTTTCAAAATAAACTTGGATCCAAAAGGGTAATCCAAAACCGAAAAGCGATAATCCGGCACAAAAACCCGCCGATTACGTATGAACCGGAAAACCATCGGAGGGAAAGTTATGACCGTATTACTACCGGAACTCATGCTTACCTTGTTCGGAATATCGTTTCTGATCTCGGCGCAAGAAGCCAACCGCTGGAGTTGGAGCGCCATATTCACGGCCAGTATGGTTTACTGGACCTTGATCGCCGATCCGGAAACGCTCAAGGCCACTTGGCCCGCCGCTTTTATCATGATGAGTGTTTACGGTTTTGTGGCTTGGACAATCAAGCCCGGCATCGCCGAGAAAGTCAGGAAGATGTCTACGGCCACGCACTTGGTCATCAACGCCTCGGCGATCGCCGTTTTTCTTTTGCTGTCGTTAAGCCGGGCCGGAGACGGTCCTTTAAGGGCCGAATCCTTGGGCGAATTGCCCGTCGTTTACGGTCTTATGGCGCTTTTCCTGATTGCCAGAGGGGTTACCGGAGGTTGGTTGTACGGAGCTTTGGCCTGTGGGGCGGGAGCCATCGCATTAGCCGACGGAGGCAAGATGCTTTGCTCCCTGAATTTCGCCTTGTTCTCCCTTTTCGCTTTCGGCGGATATTGGCGTTGGTCAAACCGAAAAAAAGAAGGAGAAAATGTGGCCAACCCTTCAATTTGAAATATTTTATTCTACACAATGATACCGTATTTAAAAAATATACGATAACTTTGTCAATTAATCAGTCTTTTGATGTTTTTACTGAAAATTTCATAAAGACAAATTCAGCTCTCTGAGCTGTTTTTTTATTGGCCGGAAGGCGGGAAACCGTTTACGGTCGGGCTTTAATCCATATTGATTATGAAAGTACTGAAATTCGGAGGCACATCCGTCGGATCGGTAGAGAGCATCCGCGGCGTGGCGGCTATCATCATGGACAAGAAAGCGGCGGGCGAGGAAATCGCCGTCGTGAACTCTGCTATGGGAGGCATCACGAACATGCTTATCGACGCGGCCGAGCGCGCTTGCGAAAGCGACGCCACCTACAAAGAAGTTTTTGCCGAGATTGAGCAAAAGCACATCGACACGGTAAAAGTACTCATCGACATTGAAGCCCAGAGCAATATTATCGCCCAGATAAAACTGTTGCTCAACGAGCTTGAAGATATCCTGTACGGCGTGTCGCTGATCAAAGAGCTATCACCCCGTACCCAAGACCTTATACTTAGCTTTGGCGAGCGTTTGGGCTCTTTGCTCATCTCGTCGTTTCTCAACCAGTGCGGCGTACAGAGCGAAGCCCTCGATGCCCGCAACCTTATCCTTACCGACAAGACATTCGGCGGAGCCAAGGTTGATTTTGAGGAAACCAACTACAATATCGCCCAGCATTTCAAGAAATGTGAAGCCCTGCAGGTCATCACAGGCTTTATCGGAGCCACTGACCGCGGTGCAACCACTACGCTCGGCAGAGGCGGTTCGGACTACACGGCGGCCATCTTCGCGGCGGCGCTCAACGCCGAGAGCGTGGAGATCTGGACGGACGTGGACGGCGTTATGACTTCCGACCCGCGCGTAGTTTCCGAGGCGTTTTCACTTCCGAGCCTTTCTTATGAGGAGGCTATGGAGATCT
It encodes the following:
- a CDS encoding nicotinamide mononucleotide transporter, translating into MNRKTIGGKVMTVLLPELMLTLFGISFLISAQEANRWSWSAIFTASMVYWTLIADPETLKATWPAAFIMMSVYGFVAWTIKPGIAEKVRKMSTATHLVINASAIAVFLLLSLSRAGDGPLRAESLGELPVVYGLMALFLIARGVTGGWLYGALACGAGAIALADGGKMLCSLNFALFSLFAFGGYWRWSNRKKEGENVANPSI